From a region of the Myxococcaceae bacterium JPH2 genome:
- a CDS encoding transposase encodes MAESFVKSFKRAYIHLTRLDSAEAVLRQLPTWFDDYNHVHPHKGLRTRSPIEYRRAAPPL; translated from the coding sequence ATGGCGGAGTCCTTCGTGAAGAGCTTCAAGCGCGCCTACATCCACCTGACTCGCCTGGACAGTGCGGAGGCCGTCCTTCGACAGTTGCCCACGTGGTTCGACGACTACAATCACGTGCACCCTCACAAGGGCCTGAGGACGCGTTCCCCCATCGAGTACCGACGAGCAGCCCCACCCCTCTGA
- a CDS encoding VOC family protein — protein sequence MNLYSVRLIVRDIKKLVAFYEAVTALPARWLNDDFAEIPTPACTLAIGSERTVKLFAEGAARAADNHTAIIEFLVEDVDAAFARLGGVVTELVQSPTTMPWGNRSLLIRDPEGNLINLFAPVTDAAKQRFRRP from the coding sequence ATGAACCTCTACTCCGTTCGACTCATCGTTCGCGACATCAAGAAGCTCGTGGCCTTCTACGAGGCCGTCACGGCGTTGCCGGCGAGGTGGCTCAACGACGACTTCGCCGAGATCCCCACCCCCGCGTGCACGCTCGCCATCGGCAGCGAGCGCACCGTGAAGCTGTTCGCCGAAGGCGCCGCGAGGGCGGCCGACAACCATACGGCGATCATCGAGTTCCTCGTCGAAGACGTCGACGCAGCGTTCGCCAGGCTCGGCGGAGTCGTCACCGAACTCGTGCAGTCGCCGACGACCATGCCGTGGGGCAATCGCTCTCTGCTCATTCGCGATCCCGAAGGGAACCTCATCAACCTCTTCGCTCCGGTCACCGACGCGGCGAAGCAGCGGTTCCGCCGACCCTGA
- a CDS encoding YafY family transcriptional regulator, whose amino-acid sequence MRRADRLFRIIQTLRRSRGPVTATKLADEFEVTKRSIYRDIAALVAQHVPIRGEAGVGYIIDREFDMPPLMLTPDELEAAVLGAQWVAERGDRALAAAARDLLAKISASVPAHLRVFVTEPTVGAPVPLAQRPDGIDVAQVRRWIRAGRKLRIRYEDEAGKQTRRTIWPVMIGYTDAVRLIAAWCEQRKRFRHFRTDRILDAEFLDDLSDVRPASLLTRWRAHMDDRGVRLP is encoded by the coding sequence ATGCGACGCGCCGACCGGCTGTTCCGAATCATCCAGACGCTGCGGCGCTCGCGGGGGCCCGTCACCGCCACGAAGCTCGCCGACGAGTTCGAGGTCACCAAGCGGTCTATCTATCGCGACATCGCCGCGTTGGTGGCGCAGCACGTACCGATCCGGGGCGAAGCTGGGGTCGGCTACATCATCGACCGCGAGTTCGACATGCCGCCCCTCATGCTCACCCCCGACGAGCTCGAAGCGGCGGTCCTCGGCGCGCAATGGGTCGCCGAGCGGGGAGATCGAGCGCTGGCCGCGGCCGCGCGCGACCTGCTGGCGAAGATTTCGGCGTCCGTCCCCGCGCACCTCCGCGTCTTCGTCACCGAGCCAACCGTCGGTGCACCGGTCCCGCTCGCCCAGCGTCCTGATGGGATCGACGTCGCGCAGGTCCGGCGTTGGATCCGCGCCGGACGTAAGCTCCGCATCCGGTACGAGGACGAGGCCGGGAAGCAGACGCGCCGCACGATCTGGCCGGTGATGATCGGCTACACGGATGCGGTGCGTCTGATCGCGGCGTGGTGCGAGCAGCGCAAGCGCTTTCGCCATTTCCGGACCGACCGCATCCTCGACGCCGAGTTCCTCGATGACTTGAGCGACGTCCGCCCGGCGAGCTTGCTCACACGATGGAGGGCGCACATGGACGACCGCGGCGTGCGCTTACCGTGA